A genome region from Triticum aestivum cultivar Chinese Spring chromosome 2B, IWGSC CS RefSeq v2.1, whole genome shotgun sequence includes the following:
- the LOC123046598 gene encoding protein NRT1/ PTR FAMILY 8.5 isoform X1 has translation MIQILDYFWSVIPHATFPSNPRRHVTAGRENAGGMDADRRGGLRTPILADDEAQASGSEAREHAVHMAAGHCSDKALKVILCLQFLEVSAFYGVYLNLIVYLQDVLHGDSASNVTAVNSWAGVSYLMPLLGAAVADSYWGKHKTVLIGLCISLVGMAMVTTSATLPSLRPPPCSPGAYCAPATLSQELVFFSGIYLCGVGIGASKAVFISFAAEQFDDDDDKNTSGGEAKASYFSWYYAVANVAMLTAGTLLVWVEDKVSWGLGYGICASFVAVAVVGLAATAPMYRIVPPAGSPMKGVLQVLVAFSRKVNLTVPEDATELYEEDGVKNPLLHPLHERLQHTEQFRCLDKAAIVTAEDLEDSGLNRPWRLCTVTQVEELKTLLRLIPIWLTSAVYFVANTQAQTTFVQQGTKTDSHIAGGAASVPAASLTSIETVLVAAYVTLYNRAVVPSVAFTPLQLMGLGHATAAGAVAVAACTEARRLRMAGGQEAAQMGIAWLLPQYAVMAVSDASLSVGQMQFFYDQSPETMRGASTAFYFLSISLGNLINSQLVTLVASVTSAGGRTGWFPPELDDGHLDYYFVLVVAITLLNFAVFVALAKNYTSKRVR, from the exons ATGATCCAGATTTTAGATTATTTTTGGTCAGTTATCCCCCACGCTACCTTCCCCTCAAATCCACGGCGTCACGTTACTGCCGGGAGAGAAAACGCCGGCGGCATGGACGCCGATCGCCGTGGGGGCTTAAGGACGCCGATATTAGCGGACGATGAG GCCCAGGCGTCTGGTTCGGAAGCTCGGGAGCATGCGGTGCACATGGCGGCCGGTCACTGCTCTGATAAGGCGCTCAAAGTCATCTTGT GCCTGCAGTTCCTGGAGGTCAGTGCTTTCTACGGGGTCTACCTGAACTTGATAGTGTATCTTCAGGATGTTCTCCATGGAGACAGTGCATCCAATGTGACGGCCGTGAATTCTTGGGCTGGGGTCAGCTACCTCATGCCCCTGCtcggcgccgccgtcgccgactCCTACTGGGGAAAACACAAGACCGTTTTGATCGGCCTCTGCATTTCTCTCGTC GGGATGGCCATGGTCACCACGTCAGCTACGCTGCCGTCTCTGaggccgccgccttgctcgccggGCGCGTACTGCGCACCGGCGACGCTCAGCCAAGAGCTAGTCTTCTTTTCGGGCATATACCTGTGCGGCGTCGGGATCGGCGCGTCCAAGGCAGTCTTCATCTCGTTTGCCGCGGAGCAGTTCGACGACGACGATGACAAGAACACGTCGGGAGGGGAGGCGAAGGCGTCCTACTTCAGCTGGTACTACGCGGTGGCCAACGTGGCCATGCTGACCGCGGGGACACTGCTGGTTTGGGTCGAGGACAAGGTGAGCTGGGGGCTCGGGTACGGCATCTGCGCGTCGTTCGTCGCGGTCGCCGTCGTCGGCCTCGCCGCGACGGCGCCCATGTACCGGATCGTGCCTCCGGCGGGCAGCCCGATGAAAGGCGTGCTCCAAGTGCTGGTGGCGTTCTCTCGCAAGGTAAACCTGACGGTGCCTGAGGACGCCACAGAACTGTACGAGGAGGATGGTGTCAAGAACCCGTTGCTGCATCCGCTGCACGAACGATTGCAGCACACGGAACAGTTCAG GTGCTTGGACAAGGCTGCCATTGTCACGGCCGAGGACTTGGAAGACAGCGGCCTGAACCGGCCATGGAGGCTGTGCACGGTGACCCAGGTGGAGGAGCTCAAGACTCTGCTGCGGCTGATCCCGATATGGCTCACCTCGGCCGTCTACTTCGTCGCCAACACGCAGGCGCAGACCACGTTCGTGCAGCAGGGCACCAAGACGGACTCCCACATCGCGGGCGGCGCCGCGTCCGTCCCGGCCGCGTCGCTGACGTCCATTGAGACGGTGCTCGTCGCCGCCTACGTCACGCTCTACAACAGGGCCGTCGTGCCATCCGTGGCGTTCACGCCGCTCCAGCTCATGGGGCTCGGGCACGCCACGGCGGCcggggcggtggccgtggccgcgTGCACCGAGGCGCGCAGGCTGCGGATGGCCGGGGGCCAGGAGGCGGCCCAAATGGGCATAGCGTGGCTGCTGCCGCAGTACGCCGTGATGGCGGTCTCGGACGCGTCGCTCTCCGTGGGGCAGATGCAGTTCTTCTACGACCAGTCGCCGGAGACGATGAGGGGCGCGTCGACGGCGTTCTACTTCCTGTCCATCTCCCTCGGGAATCTGATCAATTCGCAGCTGGTGACGCTGGTGGCGTCCGTCACGTCGGCAGGGGGGAGGACGGGGTGGTTTCCACCGGAATTGGATGATGGGCACCTAGATTACTACTTCGTGCTCGTTGTCGCCATCACTTTGCTGAACTTTGCCGTTTTTGTTGCCCTTGCCAAGAACTACACGTCCAAGAGAGTTAGATAG
- the LOC123046598 gene encoding protein NRT1/ PTR FAMILY 8.5 isoform X2 — protein sequence MAAGHCSDKALKVILCLQFLEVSAFYGVYLNLIVYLQDVLHGDSASNVTAVNSWAGVSYLMPLLGAAVADSYWGKHKTVLIGLCISLVGMAMVTTSATLPSLRPPPCSPGAYCAPATLSQELVFFSGIYLCGVGIGASKAVFISFAAEQFDDDDDKNTSGGEAKASYFSWYYAVANVAMLTAGTLLVWVEDKVSWGLGYGICASFVAVAVVGLAATAPMYRIVPPAGSPMKGVLQVLVAFSRKVNLTVPEDATELYEEDGVKNPLLHPLHERLQHTEQFRCLDKAAIVTAEDLEDSGLNRPWRLCTVTQVEELKTLLRLIPIWLTSAVYFVANTQAQTTFVQQGTKTDSHIAGGAASVPAASLTSIETVLVAAYVTLYNRAVVPSVAFTPLQLMGLGHATAAGAVAVAACTEARRLRMAGGQEAAQMGIAWLLPQYAVMAVSDASLSVGQMQFFYDQSPETMRGASTAFYFLSISLGNLINSQLVTLVASVTSAGGRTGWFPPELDDGHLDYYFVLVVAITLLNFAVFVALAKNYTSKRVR from the exons ATGGCGGCCGGTCACTGCTCTGATAAGGCGCTCAAAGTCATCTTGT GCCTGCAGTTCCTGGAGGTCAGTGCTTTCTACGGGGTCTACCTGAACTTGATAGTGTATCTTCAGGATGTTCTCCATGGAGACAGTGCATCCAATGTGACGGCCGTGAATTCTTGGGCTGGGGTCAGCTACCTCATGCCCCTGCtcggcgccgccgtcgccgactCCTACTGGGGAAAACACAAGACCGTTTTGATCGGCCTCTGCATTTCTCTCGTC GGGATGGCCATGGTCACCACGTCAGCTACGCTGCCGTCTCTGaggccgccgccttgctcgccggGCGCGTACTGCGCACCGGCGACGCTCAGCCAAGAGCTAGTCTTCTTTTCGGGCATATACCTGTGCGGCGTCGGGATCGGCGCGTCCAAGGCAGTCTTCATCTCGTTTGCCGCGGAGCAGTTCGACGACGACGATGACAAGAACACGTCGGGAGGGGAGGCGAAGGCGTCCTACTTCAGCTGGTACTACGCGGTGGCCAACGTGGCCATGCTGACCGCGGGGACACTGCTGGTTTGGGTCGAGGACAAGGTGAGCTGGGGGCTCGGGTACGGCATCTGCGCGTCGTTCGTCGCGGTCGCCGTCGTCGGCCTCGCCGCGACGGCGCCCATGTACCGGATCGTGCCTCCGGCGGGCAGCCCGATGAAAGGCGTGCTCCAAGTGCTGGTGGCGTTCTCTCGCAAGGTAAACCTGACGGTGCCTGAGGACGCCACAGAACTGTACGAGGAGGATGGTGTCAAGAACCCGTTGCTGCATCCGCTGCACGAACGATTGCAGCACACGGAACAGTTCAG GTGCTTGGACAAGGCTGCCATTGTCACGGCCGAGGACTTGGAAGACAGCGGCCTGAACCGGCCATGGAGGCTGTGCACGGTGACCCAGGTGGAGGAGCTCAAGACTCTGCTGCGGCTGATCCCGATATGGCTCACCTCGGCCGTCTACTTCGTCGCCAACACGCAGGCGCAGACCACGTTCGTGCAGCAGGGCACCAAGACGGACTCCCACATCGCGGGCGGCGCCGCGTCCGTCCCGGCCGCGTCGCTGACGTCCATTGAGACGGTGCTCGTCGCCGCCTACGTCACGCTCTACAACAGGGCCGTCGTGCCATCCGTGGCGTTCACGCCGCTCCAGCTCATGGGGCTCGGGCACGCCACGGCGGCcggggcggtggccgtggccgcgTGCACCGAGGCGCGCAGGCTGCGGATGGCCGGGGGCCAGGAGGCGGCCCAAATGGGCATAGCGTGGCTGCTGCCGCAGTACGCCGTGATGGCGGTCTCGGACGCGTCGCTCTCCGTGGGGCAGATGCAGTTCTTCTACGACCAGTCGCCGGAGACGATGAGGGGCGCGTCGACGGCGTTCTACTTCCTGTCCATCTCCCTCGGGAATCTGATCAATTCGCAGCTGGTGACGCTGGTGGCGTCCGTCACGTCGGCAGGGGGGAGGACGGGGTGGTTTCCACCGGAATTGGATGATGGGCACCTAGATTACTACTTCGTGCTCGTTGTCGCCATCACTTTGCTGAACTTTGCCGTTTTTGTTGCCCTTGCCAAGAACTACACGTCCAAGAGAGTTAGATAG